In the Vibrio gigantis genome, one interval contains:
- the cyaY gene encoding iron donor protein CyaY, which translates to MNETEFHQLVDIQMQNIEEAIDESEADIDYEVTGNVMTLEFENRSQIIINRQEPMKEIWLASKSGGFHFKLVDDKWTCSKTGMELFEMVKEECVKHAGEEIDWV; encoded by the coding sequence ATGAACGAGACTGAATTTCATCAACTGGTCGATATACAGATGCAAAACATCGAAGAAGCGATCGATGAATCAGAGGCAGATATTGATTACGAAGTGACAGGTAACGTGATGACGCTGGAGTTTGAGAACCGCAGCCAAATTATCATCAACCGCCAAGAACCAATGAAAGAAATCTGGTTAGCGTCTAAATCTGGTGGCTTTCACTTCAAACTAGTTGACGACAAGTGGACATGTTCAAAGACGGGCATGGAGCTGTTTGAGATGGTTAAAGAAGAATGCGTAAAGCATGCAGGTGAAGAGATCGATTGGGTCTAA
- a CDS encoding bifunctional diguanylate cyclase/phosphodiesterase: MQTFTFLANTEALFRSQFDQREWCNSKQYLIQIFSAQSSDLARQIAGVALDRLNNATLIGQSARHVICDNCLESACTLVIISEFNETHLTSAIQLFSGNPNQDSQDLAFQLGLTESTKTVISLCDQVEGRDYPIYSAFENLPYALPIAGGLCHENEFGRWVMHNDQTYQHACVAVALTNPRLKVWSDAYSEWNPIGMKLRVTHAVGNRLYALNDKPAIEVFKHYLADGKDLPFSQLMSFPLYRELGRKKGISTPLRINDDGSIEFDSPWHVGEEAQFCYNHPSLSAEKVRHGAEMLAMHQPESVIIYNCVSRLEFIDSKLELKPFEGIVNTCGAYCMGELHRNEGRQEILHHSLTYIAMRESDEIKEFRCEDFQCASTVSPLLNLVRNSVADLDSMNTQMETKLHQQARRLTESYRIDSRTGLPNRIVLKERLNTILFSEHLLTLKLTNFHQVNEKYGYQVGDQLLLDLSNHFIERLQLRVVKEPRVKVELFSIGVGEWAIIFNASVGSAKIKEGFVEFADDIEHINFEPYGLADIDYLSVSLCGGFASRCDFLTDSGDEILLKAIEARRYGVRNNTHITNAKDIQVSEEDRKEQLGWLSCVSRAILDQNIITYSQPIVESGTHEMIGQECLVRIMESDGTIVPPGKFLPIIADTHLYTRLSRHMIKSTIGYMADKQSSFSINLSPQDLLSDKTLEVLETAISGMNDPTRLGLEVLESEQIKDYGRMIEVCDHFRSLGARIIVDDFGSGYSNIDEIIKLEPQIIKLDGSLIRNIDKDQKQRNIASQLVRLCQVFNAKTVAEFVHNQQVCEIAEQMGVDYLQGYYFGEPKRLF, translated from the coding sequence ATGCAGACATTTACATTTCTCGCGAATACTGAGGCGTTATTTAGATCTCAATTTGATCAGCGAGAATGGTGTAACAGCAAACAATACCTTATTCAAATCTTCTCTGCTCAATCTTCAGATCTTGCTCGTCAAATCGCGGGTGTTGCCCTCGACCGTTTAAACAATGCGACGCTGATCGGTCAGAGTGCTCGTCATGTTATCTGTGATAATTGCCTTGAAAGCGCATGTACCTTAGTCATCATCAGTGAGTTCAACGAAACCCATTTAACCTCTGCGATTCAGCTTTTTTCTGGAAATCCCAATCAAGACAGCCAAGATTTAGCTTTTCAATTAGGCCTTACAGAGAGCACCAAAACGGTCATCAGTTTGTGCGATCAGGTTGAAGGACGTGATTACCCTATCTATAGCGCTTTTGAGAATTTGCCTTATGCACTGCCGATTGCTGGTGGACTGTGTCATGAGAATGAATTTGGTCGTTGGGTTATGCATAACGATCAAACCTACCAGCACGCCTGTGTTGCGGTGGCTCTGACCAACCCAAGATTGAAGGTTTGGTCGGATGCGTACTCTGAGTGGAACCCAATTGGGATGAAGCTACGAGTAACACATGCAGTCGGAAACCGCTTATATGCGTTGAATGACAAGCCCGCTATAGAGGTGTTCAAACATTACCTTGCGGATGGTAAAGACCTTCCCTTTAGTCAGCTGATGAGCTTTCCGCTTTATCGAGAGCTTGGCAGAAAGAAGGGTATTTCGACGCCTTTACGTATTAATGATGACGGCAGTATCGAGTTTGATAGCCCTTGGCATGTCGGTGAAGAGGCTCAGTTTTGTTATAACCATCCCTCTTTGAGCGCTGAAAAGGTGCGTCACGGTGCCGAGATGCTTGCCATGCATCAGCCTGAATCGGTGATCATCTATAACTGTGTATCTCGACTTGAGTTTATCGATAGTAAACTTGAGCTCAAGCCATTTGAAGGGATAGTGAATACATGCGGTGCTTACTGCATGGGTGAGCTACACCGCAATGAAGGCCGCCAAGAAATACTGCACCATAGCCTGACTTATATCGCCATGCGCGAGTCTGACGAGATTAAAGAGTTTCGTTGTGAAGATTTTCAGTGTGCCTCAACAGTATCGCCATTGCTTAACCTTGTCAGAAATTCAGTTGCTGATCTCGACAGTATGAATACTCAGATGGAGACAAAACTCCATCAACAAGCGCGTCGCTTAACCGAAAGCTACCGCATTGACTCGCGTACCGGCTTGCCGAACCGTATCGTATTGAAGGAGCGTCTCAATACGATTCTTTTTAGTGAACATTTACTGACTTTAAAGCTGACTAATTTCCATCAAGTTAACGAGAAGTATGGCTATCAAGTGGGCGATCAGTTATTGCTTGATCTGTCTAATCATTTTATCGAGCGGTTGCAGCTTCGTGTCGTGAAAGAGCCTCGTGTGAAAGTCGAATTATTCAGTATTGGTGTCGGAGAGTGGGCGATTATTTTTAACGCCAGTGTTGGTAGCGCGAAAATAAAAGAAGGGTTCGTTGAGTTCGCAGATGACATCGAACATATTAATTTTGAGCCGTACGGTTTGGCTGATATTGATTACCTGTCAGTTTCTCTGTGTGGCGGTTTTGCCAGTCGTTGCGACTTCTTAACCGACAGTGGTGACGAGATCTTATTGAAAGCGATCGAAGCTCGACGCTATGGGGTGCGTAACAATACCCATATCACCAATGCAAAAGACATTCAGGTGAGCGAAGAGGACCGCAAAGAGCAACTCGGTTGGTTGAGCTGTGTGAGTCGTGCGATTTTAGATCAGAACATCATCACCTACTCACAGCCGATTGTGGAATCGGGTACGCATGAAATGATTGGCCAAGAGTGCTTGGTCAGAATCATGGAGTCGGACGGCACCATTGTACCACCAGGAAAGTTCTTACCTATCATTGCTGATACCCATCTCTACACGCGCCTTAGTCGCCACATGATTAAGAGCACAATCGGCTACATGGCGGATAAACAGAGTTCGTTTTCTATTAATCTATCGCCACAAGACTTGCTGAGCGATAAGACGCTTGAGGTTCTTGAGACTGCGATCAGTGGTATGAACGACCCTACGCGACTTGGCCTAGAAGTTTTGGAGTCAGAACAGATTAAAGATTATGGCCGCATGATTGAGGTGTGTGACCATTTTCGATCGCTTGGAGCGAGAATTATTGTTGATGATTTTGGCTCTGGTTATTCCAATATCGATGAAATCATCAAGCTTGAGCCGCAGATCATTAAGCTCGACGGGAGCTTGATTCGTAATATCGATAAAGACCAAAAACAAAGAAATATCGCCTCTCAGTTGGTTCGCTTATGCCAAGTGTTCAATGCCAAAACGGTCGCTGAATTTGTCCACAACCAACAAGTTTGTGAGATAGCAGAGCAAATGGGTGTCGATTATCTGCAGGGTTACTACTTTGGTGAGCCTAAGCGACTGTTTTAG
- a CDS encoding bifunctional diguanylate cyclase/phosphodiesterase, producing the protein MQSTSLLIQDIEQTQRELEKIDFHQQEKLLIQVFSSFEKGAVLAACQVIQSTFPNAKLIGCSANHYISQGVILHQGLYLIVTRFDATSYTCGVVEYSEQPQADSQAMWQQLECHESTQSIICFADRLQINDRALFAAFEQSRYSLPICGGASTITNNGRWVMLDGICYENAYVMLALHSVELAITKGYYTEWNPIGRTFRVTGAQDNRLVELDGMPVRELYNRYLADGLEVPFEQLHNFPLMVGDPKAQNIHLPLKITDCGEIEFSGQFQVGDEVRFCYDHPSLTLEQVRLGVQQIAFHKPEQFFIYNCTSRIDFIDGNQEVEAFQTLADTYGAYCMGELYQENGQQRILHHSLTYLALREGEGKVALPLETQPATNISPLFSLIRNALLDVDDMNNSMASKIQQQATALTASYRIDHRTGLPNRSVLREKLSKMSGNSHLLALKVTTFGQINEKYGYRVGDKLLYDLSEYFQKALWRFFDEGCQLYSIGIGEWAVVFDSWSSQEHIHQRFSEFSDQTEHVNFEPTGLPDIDYLSVSICAGIASRRDFPTTSIDDLLLKAIDARRSAVSQNKHLVSAKTLIQLEKHRQEQLGWLSCVSRAVLNQNIVACSQPIVSAHSHQVESYECLVRIEEDGQLIAPGKFLPIIEGTHLYTRLSRQMITRTFDFMSQRTDSFSINLAPQDFSNEKTILHLEQAIKKISHPQRIGLEVLETEQIQDYGRLIEVCNHFRDLGVNIIVDDFGSGYSNIDEILKLEPQVIKLDGSLIRNIDKDKKQRKIAQQLVSLCQILNAKTVAEFVHNEQVCRIAEDMGVDYLQGYYFGKPQRLF; encoded by the coding sequence ATGCAGTCGACCTCTCTCCTGATACAAGACATAGAACAAACCCAACGTGAATTGGAAAAGATAGATTTTCATCAACAGGAAAAGCTACTGATTCAGGTGTTTTCGTCTTTCGAGAAAGGTGCGGTTTTGGCTGCCTGCCAAGTGATTCAATCGACTTTCCCTAATGCCAAACTGATTGGTTGTAGTGCTAACCACTACATCAGCCAAGGTGTTATTCTCCATCAAGGTCTCTACCTCATTGTCACTCGCTTTGATGCGACGTCTTACACCTGTGGCGTTGTGGAATACAGCGAACAACCACAAGCTGACAGCCAAGCGATGTGGCAGCAGCTTGAATGTCACGAGAGTACTCAAAGCATCATCTGCTTTGCTGATCGCCTGCAGATAAATGACCGAGCACTGTTTGCCGCATTTGAGCAATCGAGATATTCATTGCCTATCTGTGGCGGCGCATCGACCATCACAAATAATGGCCGGTGGGTGATGCTTGATGGTATCTGCTATGAAAATGCTTATGTGATGTTGGCGCTGCACAGTGTTGAGCTTGCAATCACAAAGGGTTACTACACGGAATGGAACCCTATCGGGCGAACTTTCCGAGTGACTGGTGCTCAAGATAATCGGTTAGTTGAGTTAGATGGTATGCCCGTTCGTGAACTCTATAATCGTTATCTCGCTGATGGGCTCGAAGTACCTTTCGAGCAATTGCATAATTTCCCTTTGATGGTTGGTGACCCGAAAGCGCAAAACATTCATTTACCGCTCAAGATAACGGACTGTGGAGAAATAGAGTTCAGCGGTCAGTTCCAAGTAGGTGACGAGGTTCGGTTTTGTTATGACCACCCTTCATTGACCTTGGAGCAAGTCCGACTAGGCGTTCAACAGATTGCCTTTCATAAGCCGGAACAGTTCTTCATCTATAACTGCACCTCTCGTATTGACTTTATTGATGGCAACCAAGAAGTAGAGGCTTTCCAAACATTGGCGGACACCTATGGAGCGTACTGTATGGGAGAGCTCTATCAAGAGAATGGCCAACAACGTATCTTGCACCATAGCCTCACTTACCTCGCATTGAGAGAAGGCGAGGGGAAGGTTGCATTGCCATTAGAGACACAACCCGCGACCAACATATCCCCTCTGTTTTCATTGATCCGAAATGCACTGCTTGATGTTGATGATATGAACAACAGCATGGCGAGTAAGATTCAGCAGCAAGCCACCGCATTGACGGCGAGCTACCGAATTGATCATCGAACTGGTTTACCCAATCGAAGTGTGTTGCGTGAGAAGCTATCTAAAATGAGCGGTAATAGCCACTTGTTAGCTTTGAAGGTAACGACCTTTGGTCAGATTAATGAGAAGTATGGCTATCGGGTGGGTGATAAGCTTCTGTATGATTTAAGTGAGTACTTTCAAAAGGCTCTGTGGCGGTTCTTTGACGAGGGATGCCAGCTCTACAGTATCGGTATTGGAGAGTGGGCGGTAGTGTTTGATAGCTGGTCGAGCCAAGAACATATTCATCAGCGATTCTCGGAATTTTCCGATCAAACTGAGCATGTCAATTTCGAGCCTACTGGCTTACCTGACATTGATTACCTGTCGGTGTCTATCTGCGCGGGTATTGCCAGCCGTCGAGATTTCCCTACGACCTCGATAGATGACTTATTGTTGAAGGCGATTGATGCGAGGCGTAGCGCCGTCAGCCAGAACAAACACTTGGTGAGTGCCAAGACGCTCATTCAATTGGAGAAGCACCGCCAAGAGCAGCTCGGCTGGCTGTCGTGTGTTAGCCGTGCCGTACTCAATCAGAATATTGTGGCGTGTTCTCAACCTATTGTTTCGGCGCATAGTCATCAGGTAGAGAGCTACGAATGCTTGGTTCGAATTGAAGAGGATGGTCAGTTGATTGCGCCAGGTAAGTTCCTGCCAATTATTGAAGGAACACATCTCTATACACGCCTGAGTCGTCAGATGATAACGCGCACTTTTGATTTTATGAGTCAGCGAACCGATTCGTTCTCAATTAATTTGGCACCACAAGATTTCAGTAATGAGAAAACCATTCTTCATCTTGAGCAAGCCATCAAAAAAATCAGTCACCCACAACGTATTGGCTTAGAGGTGTTGGAAACGGAACAAATTCAAGATTACGGTCGCTTGATTGAGGTGTGCAATCACTTCCGCGATCTGGGTGTGAATATTATTGTCGATGACTTTGGTTCGGGCTATTCGAATATTGATGAGATATTGAAGTTAGAGCCACAGGTGATAAAGCTTGATGGCAGTTTGATTCGCAATATCGATAAAGATAAAAAGCAACGTAAGATCGCTCAGCAGCTGGTAAGCTTATGTCAGATTCTGAATGCTAAGACAGTGGCTGAGTTTGTTCATAACGAGCAGGTGTGTCGCATTGCTGAGGATATGGGGGTGGACTACCTACAAGGGTATTACTTTGGTAAACCTCAGCGTCTGTTCTGA
- a CDS encoding tRNA-uridine aminocarboxypropyltransferase, producing MSNQQACPGCGFTHQCICHLIPSVESRIDLVLLTHENELSRDTNTGKLLQKSLQQCQPVVWQRKTPPAELIALLEDETRQPFLLFPSDKSIECQQAVTTKAQSRKPLFIILDGTWQEAKKMLNKSSWLQAVPQVHLDITCESSYTLRRNQDSGHLCTCEVGIELLKSLGEVEPAKLIDDYYQHYLKVFHADKCGHALK from the coding sequence ATGAGTAACCAACAAGCTTGCCCTGGTTGTGGCTTCACTCACCAATGTATTTGTCATCTGATACCGAGTGTTGAAAGCCGAATAGATCTAGTACTGCTCACTCATGAGAATGAACTGTCGCGCGATACCAATACCGGAAAGCTGCTTCAGAAATCCCTTCAACAGTGTCAGCCCGTTGTATGGCAAAGGAAAACACCACCAGCAGAGCTAATTGCACTGCTTGAAGATGAAACACGACAACCTTTTCTGTTGTTCCCAAGTGATAAAAGCATCGAGTGTCAGCAAGCTGTGACAACCAAAGCCCAGAGTCGAAAACCACTATTCATTATCTTAGATGGCACATGGCAAGAAGCGAAGAAGATGCTTAACAAAAGCTCGTGGTTACAAGCCGTTCCACAAGTTCACCTCGACATAACCTGTGAATCTTCATACACCTTGCGCCGAAATCAAGACAGCGGCCACTTGTGTACTTGTGAAGTAGGCATCGAGTTACTCAAGTCTTTAGGTGAGGTTGAACCTGCCAAACTCATTGATGACTACTACCAACATTATCTAAAAGTCTTCCACGCCGATAAGTGTGGGCACGCTCTCAAATAG
- a CDS encoding DUF484 family protein: MSYVEADALTAEVVAEYLRDNPDFFQDRKDLVDRLAINNVEQGAVSLVEVQLKRQRHRIEELEEEITGLMSLAANNDKTFYEFMDLQAQVLKCSDFMQVIKAVEQKALDLGLKAHVRVLSQSGFYQLSAEGYSKFSLNHFNGKDAYLGRLRKADRHDLFGDFPVPELGSYVVLPLAKQSPLGLLAFSSEDGGHFQPHMDTLFLRHLALVVAHLADTLPWQINNEPRAQKTSS, from the coding sequence TTGTCTTACGTTGAAGCCGACGCACTCACCGCAGAAGTGGTCGCGGAATATTTACGTGATAACCCAGATTTTTTCCAAGACCGAAAAGATTTGGTTGATCGCCTTGCTATCAATAATGTTGAGCAGGGCGCTGTTTCTCTGGTTGAAGTTCAGCTTAAACGCCAGCGTCATCGAATCGAAGAGCTCGAAGAAGAGATCACAGGATTGATGTCATTGGCAGCAAATAACGATAAAACCTTCTATGAGTTTATGGATCTGCAAGCGCAGGTGCTGAAATGCAGTGATTTCATGCAGGTGATAAAAGCCGTTGAACAAAAAGCGTTAGATCTTGGGCTTAAGGCTCATGTTCGAGTTCTTTCACAATCGGGTTTTTATCAGCTGAGTGCTGAGGGTTACTCTAAGTTTTCACTTAACCATTTTAATGGCAAAGATGCTTATCTTGGGCGCTTGAGAAAAGCCGACAGACATGATTTGTTTGGTGATTTTCCAGTTCCAGAGCTAGGCTCTTATGTAGTACTTCCGCTTGCTAAGCAGTCTCCATTGGGCTTGCTCGCCTTTTCTAGCGAAGATGGCGGTCATTTCCAACCCCATATGGATACGCTCTTTTTACGCCATTTAGCGCTTGTTGTTGCTCATTTGGCGGACACCTTACCTTGGCAGATAAATAATGAGCCTAGAGCCCAAAAGACCTCTTCCTAA
- the yigB gene encoding 5-amino-6-(5-phospho-D-ribitylamino)uracil phosphatase YigB yields the protein MRIYRGLKPIKAMTFDLDDTLYDNWPVIMKVEKEMAQWLYQKHPVSASLSLEEWQGIKQQVASDNPMLKHDVTVWRETQIKVGLLQLGYSQQQAEQAAREGIEHALWLRNQVDVPQETHRVMAELSQRIPLVAITNGNVDPHKIGLGQYFQLILKAGPDGRAKPYPDMFEKAQQHLDCDAENILHVGDHLKTDVYGAKQNGFQACWFNDIGSNLYLSSKASVLPDVEIDQLSDLMRLI from the coding sequence ATGCGAATTTATCGAGGCTTAAAGCCGATCAAAGCCATGACCTTTGACTTGGATGACACCTTGTACGACAACTGGCCTGTGATCATGAAGGTTGAGAAAGAGATGGCGCAGTGGCTTTATCAAAAGCATCCTGTGTCGGCTTCTTTATCACTCGAAGAGTGGCAGGGCATCAAGCAGCAGGTCGCATCTGATAATCCAATGCTAAAGCACGATGTCACCGTGTGGCGTGAGACTCAGATAAAGGTCGGTTTACTGCAGTTGGGTTATTCACAGCAGCAAGCAGAGCAGGCGGCTCGTGAAGGTATCGAACATGCCTTATGGCTGCGCAATCAAGTCGACGTTCCTCAAGAAACACATCGAGTGATGGCAGAGCTTAGCCAGCGCATTCCTCTCGTTGCGATTACCAATGGCAATGTTGACCCACATAAAATAGGCTTAGGGCAGTACTTTCAGTTAATTCTTAAAGCCGGTCCTGATGGCAGAGCTAAACCTTACCCAGATATGTTTGAAAAAGCTCAGCAACACCTAGATTGCGACGCTGAGAATATTCTTCATGTTGGTGACCACCTCAAAACGGATGTCTATGGAGCCAAGCAAAATGGCTTCCAAGCGTGCTGGTTTAATGACATTGGTTCCAATTTATACCTCTCCTCGAAGGCGAGTGTGCTCCCTGATGTTGAAATAGACCAACTTAGTGATCTTATGCGACTAATTTAA
- the lptM gene encoding LPS translocon maturation chaperone LptM codes for MKKLITALFMLSVIGLSGCGQTGPLYDPDEVQQTEQSQ; via the coding sequence ATGAAAAAATTAATTACTGCTCTATTTATGTTGTCCGTTATTGGACTTTCTGGTTGTGGTCAAACGGGTCCTTTGTACGATCCTGATGAAGTTCAACAGACTGAACAATCACAATAA
- the lysA gene encoding diaminopimelate decarboxylase, with protein sequence MDYFNYQEDGQLWAEDVALSQLAEQYGTPLYVYSRATLERHWNAFDSSVGEHPHLVCYAVKANSNLGVLNTLARLGSGFDIVSGGELERVVAAGGDPAKVVFSGVGKTAAEMKRALELNIKCFNVESEPELERLNKVAGELGVKAPISLRINPDVDANTHPYISTGLRDNKFGIAFDRAPAVYAFAQTLENLSIHGIDCHIGSQLTDIEPFIDATDRLLALIDQLRADGITIKHLDVGGGLGVVYRDELPPQPSDYAKALLARLENHSDLELIFEPGRAIAANAGVLLTKVEFLKPTEHKNFAIIDAAMNDLMRPALYQAWQDIVPVSPRQGEAVTYDLVGPICETGDFLGKDRDLVLEEGDLLAVRSAGAYGFAMSSNYNTRSRAAEVMVDGDKTHLVRQREELTSLWELENILPE encoded by the coding sequence TTGGATTACTTCAACTATCAGGAAGATGGCCAGCTTTGGGCTGAGGACGTCGCACTTTCACAACTTGCAGAACAATATGGTACACCGCTGTATGTATATTCTCGTGCAACATTAGAACGTCACTGGAACGCATTTGACTCATCGGTTGGTGAGCATCCGCATCTAGTGTGTTACGCCGTTAAAGCTAACTCAAACCTTGGTGTATTGAATACCTTAGCGCGTTTGGGGTCTGGCTTTGATATCGTTTCTGGTGGTGAGCTAGAGCGTGTTGTGGCTGCAGGTGGCGATCCGGCAAAAGTTGTATTCTCTGGTGTCGGCAAAACAGCCGCTGAAATGAAACGCGCGCTTGAGTTAAACATTAAGTGTTTCAACGTAGAGTCTGAGCCAGAACTAGAGCGACTGAATAAAGTAGCTGGTGAGCTTGGTGTTAAGGCGCCGATTTCACTGCGTATCAACCCAGATGTTGATGCTAACACTCACCCTTATATATCGACTGGTCTGCGTGATAACAAATTTGGTATTGCCTTCGATCGTGCACCTGCCGTTTATGCCTTTGCACAAACACTCGAGAATCTGTCTATTCATGGTATTGATTGTCATATTGGCTCTCAGCTAACAGACATCGAACCTTTTATTGATGCGACTGACCGCTTGCTTGCTTTGATCGACCAACTACGTGCTGATGGTATCACCATCAAACACCTTGATGTTGGTGGCGGCTTAGGTGTGGTTTATCGTGATGAATTACCACCACAGCCTTCTGACTACGCAAAAGCCTTATTGGCTCGCCTAGAGAATCATTCTGATCTAGAGCTGATTTTCGAGCCTGGAAGAGCGATTGCTGCTAACGCTGGTGTATTATTAACGAAAGTCGAGTTCCTCAAGCCAACAGAGCATAAGAACTTTGCCATCATCGATGCAGCGATGAACGACCTAATGCGCCCGGCACTTTACCAAGCTTGGCAGGATATTGTTCCTGTGAGCCCTCGTCAGGGTGAAGCCGTGACTTACGATTTGGTTGGCCCAATCTGTGAGACAGGGGATTTCCTAGGTAAAGATCGTGACCTTGTTCTTGAAGAAGGTGATCTGTTAGCGGTTCGTTCTGCGGGGGCTTATGGCTTCGCGATGTCATCTAACTACAACACTCGTTCGCGTGCGGCTGAAGTGATGGTGGATGGCGATAAAACTCATTTGGTTCGTCAGCGTGAAGAGCTTACGAGTCTGTGGGAACTTGAAAACATTCTTCCGGAGTAA
- the xerC gene encoding tyrosine recombinase XerC produces MSLEPKRPLPNSLQKPLSRFYEYLRSEKGLSLHTQRNYKQQLETMAGHLVTLGLKDWGQVDAAWVRQLASKGMREGMKASSIATRLSSLRSFFDFLVLRGEMTANPAKGVSAPRKQRPLPKNLDVDEVGQLLDVNEDDPLSIRDRAMMEVMYGAGLRLAELVGINLKDVLGRQGEIRVIGKGDKERKAPFSGLAKEWVDKWLKVRGELASPGETALFVSKLGTRISHRSVQKRMEEWGKKQSVASHISPHKLRHSFATHVLESSQNLRAVQELLGHENISTTQVYTHLDFQHLAQAYDQAHPRARKKNKD; encoded by the coding sequence ATGAGCCTAGAGCCCAAAAGACCTCTTCCTAACAGTCTTCAAAAGCCACTTTCTCGCTTCTATGAATATCTCAGAAGCGAGAAGGGACTCAGCCTACACACCCAACGTAATTACAAACAACAACTTGAAACCATGGCCGGTCATTTAGTCACTCTAGGGCTAAAGGATTGGGGGCAAGTTGATGCGGCGTGGGTACGACAACTTGCCAGTAAAGGCATGCGTGAGGGAATGAAGGCGAGTAGCATTGCAACCCGCTTATCTTCACTACGCAGCTTCTTTGATTTTCTTGTGTTGCGTGGCGAAATGACCGCTAACCCTGCTAAAGGTGTCTCTGCACCTCGCAAACAACGTCCTTTGCCTAAAAACCTCGATGTTGATGAAGTGGGTCAACTGCTTGATGTGAATGAGGACGACCCACTGTCGATTCGTGACCGGGCGATGATGGAAGTGATGTATGGTGCTGGATTACGACTAGCAGAACTGGTCGGTATCAATCTTAAAGATGTGCTAGGTCGACAAGGCGAAATCCGAGTGATTGGTAAAGGCGACAAAGAACGCAAAGCGCCTTTTTCTGGTTTAGCTAAGGAGTGGGTCGATAAATGGCTTAAAGTTCGTGGTGAATTGGCTTCACCGGGTGAAACCGCGTTGTTTGTCTCTAAGCTCGGGACTCGTATCTCTCATCGTAGCGTGCAAAAGCGCATGGAAGAGTGGGGCAAGAAGCAATCAGTCGCGAGCCATATCAGCCCACATAAACTGCGTCACTCCTTTGCAACGCATGTGCTAGAGTCGAGTCAAAACCTTCGTGCAGTTCAAGAGTTGCTTGGGCATGAAAACATCTCGACTACGCAAGTGTATACTCACTTAGATTTCCAACACTTAGCACAAGCTTATGATCAGGCCCACCCGAGAGCTCGTAAGAAGAATAAAGATTAG
- the dapF gene encoding diaminopimelate epimerase has translation MHFHFSKMHGLGNDFMVVDCITQNIFFSPDLIRRLADRHTGVGFDQLLVVEAPYDPETDFHYRIFNADGSEVEQCGNGARCFARFVRMKGLTNKYSINVSTKKGKMVLKIEENDLITVNMGIPEFEPGKIPFKAKQPEKTYILRTDVHTLFCGAVSMGNPHVVTVVDDVDTADVDTLGPLLESHERFPERVNAGFMQVVNREEVRLRVYERGAGETQACGSGACGAVAVGINQGLLAENVKVRLPGGDLHISWQGPGKPLFMTGPATHVFDGQLSC, from the coding sequence ATGCACTTCCACTTTTCTAAAATGCATGGTTTGGGCAATGATTTCATGGTCGTGGACTGCATTACTCAAAATATTTTCTTTTCTCCAGATTTGATCCGTCGTTTGGCGGATCGTCACACTGGCGTGGGCTTTGATCAGCTACTTGTAGTCGAGGCTCCCTATGATCCAGAAACTGACTTCCATTACCGCATATTCAATGCGGATGGCAGTGAAGTGGAGCAGTGTGGCAATGGCGCTCGTTGTTTTGCACGATTCGTTCGCATGAAAGGCTTAACGAATAAGTACAGCATCAACGTCAGCACCAAGAAAGGTAAAATGGTTCTCAAGATTGAAGAGAATGACCTGATTACGGTGAACATGGGCATTCCTGAGTTCGAACCGGGCAAGATTCCATTCAAGGCGAAGCAACCAGAGAAGACGTATATCCTAAGAACGGATGTACACACCTTGTTCTGCGGTGCGGTAAGCATGGGTAACCCACATGTGGTTACTGTGGTGGATGATGTCGACACGGCCGATGTGGATACCTTAGGCCCGTTACTTGAATCACACGAACGTTTCCCTGAGCGTGTTAATGCTGGCTTTATGCAGGTCGTTAACCGTGAAGAAGTTCGCTTGCGTGTTTACGAGCGCGGTGCGGGTGAAACTCAGGCGTGTGGCAGCGGTGCGTGTGGCGCAGTTGCCGTTGGCATTAATCAAGGCTTACTGGCTGAGAATGTGAAAGTTCGCCTACCTGGTGGTGACTTACACATTAGCTGGCAAGGTCCGGGTAAACCTTTGTTTATGACTGGCCCTGCAACGCATGTGTTTGATGGTCAACTTTCTTGCTAA